In one Bacillus sp. PK3_68 genomic region, the following are encoded:
- a CDS encoding zinc ABC transporter substrate-binding protein — protein sequence MLKVVFIFTAIFLLSACGQEKANKEDRNKEKDVLKVYTTVYPLTYFTEEIGKEHVDVQSVLPAGVDEHTYEPTAKTIIDIADGDLFLYNGLGLEPFGEKVKDSMKSENVRVVEVGKEIDLNSYKHSHEHDEGTTEESEHSDHEGHNHGGTDPHVWIDPVLAIDMAKVVEKELSRLDPDHKKEYEKNYEELKSKLTKLDKEFRELADQSAHKEFLVSHAAFGYWEKEYGLKQISVAGLSPTNEPSQKQLKNMIETAEKHKIKYVIFEQNVTPKVAKVVQKELKAEALQIHNLSVLTEEDEANKENYFTLMERNIQTLKKAVAK from the coding sequence ATGTTAAAAGTTGTTTTTATTTTTACAGCTATTTTTCTTCTTTCCGCTTGTGGACAGGAAAAAGCAAATAAAGAAGATCGTAATAAGGAAAAAGATGTGTTAAAAGTATATACAACCGTCTATCCTTTAACTTATTTCACTGAAGAAATCGGCAAGGAGCACGTTGATGTGCAAAGTGTTTTGCCAGCCGGAGTGGACGAACATACATATGAACCAACAGCAAAGACAATCATTGATATTGCTGATGGAGATTTGTTTTTATACAACGGTCTAGGGCTTGAGCCTTTCGGTGAAAAAGTAAAAGACTCAATGAAAAGCGAAAATGTACGTGTGGTAGAGGTAGGGAAAGAGATCGATTTGAATTCTTATAAACACTCCCATGAACATGATGAAGGAACAACCGAAGAAAGTGAGCATTCCGATCATGAAGGGCACAACCACGGAGGAACAGATCCTCATGTATGGATTGACCCTGTGCTAGCGATTGACATGGCGAAAGTCGTTGAAAAGGAGCTCTCACGACTCGATCCAGACCACAAAAAAGAGTATGAAAAAAACTATGAAGAGCTAAAGAGCAAATTAACTAAGCTTGACAAAGAGTTTAGAGAATTAGCTGACCAGTCGGCCCATAAAGAGTTCCTTGTCTCGCATGCCGCTTTTGGCTACTGGGAAAAAGAATACGGACTAAAACAAATCAGCGTGGCGGGGCTCTCCCCTACCAATGAGCCTTCACAGAAGCAGCTGAAAAATATGATTGAAACAGCGGAAAAGCATAAAATTAAATATGTTATTTTTGAGCAAAATGTTACACCAAAAGTAGCGAAGGTGGTGCAAAAAGAGTTGAAAGCTGAAGCTCTTCAAATTCATAATCTCTCCGTACTGACTGAGGAAGATGAAGCGAATAAAGAAAATTACTTTACGCTTATGGAACGAAATATTCAGACGCTGAAGAAGGCAGTTGCAAAGTAA
- a CDS encoding FAD-dependent oxidoreductase, whose amino-acid sequence MNEANHEPLWRADTKLPSFPALTEQVYADTVIVGGGITGIITAYMMTKEGKKVVILEADELLNGTTGHTTAKVTAQHNLIYDQLITSVGEDQARMYYEANAEAAHWIKETIEQQGIDCDWQEEAAYIYTNDEEKEKSLQKEAESYKKLGIDGALVDSMPWKVPFKQAVQMNGQARFHPLKFLKPLVEYIVKNGGAIYEHSPAEDIEKGEKPAVLLKSGVKAIGNHVVIATHFPFYDNGFYFAKLYPTRSYVIAIKPKKQFPGGMYITAEQPTRSVRSTVYDGQEALLISGDGHKTGKGQPTAEHYQNLIKFAEKEFGIEKLLFTWSTQDLVPMDKIPYIGKADKDENIYSATGFKKWGMTTSVVAARILSDLIVNKQNRYAELFSPDRFKADPGVKQFVKQQSDVAATFVKGKLDYFFKDGNNLPVNQGMIINWEGTRAGAFKEENGTVHLVDTTCTHMGCECEWNDAERTWDCPCHGSRYSISGKSWKDRQRSR is encoded by the coding sequence ATGAATGAAGCAAACCATGAGCCGTTATGGAGAGCAGATACAAAATTGCCTTCTTTTCCAGCTTTAACAGAGCAGGTGTATGCAGATACAGTGATTGTAGGCGGCGGCATTACAGGCATTATTACTGCTTATATGATGACAAAGGAAGGGAAGAAAGTAGTCATACTCGAAGCGGATGAGCTATTAAACGGGACCACCGGCCACACAACTGCCAAGGTAACTGCTCAGCACAACTTAATTTATGACCAGCTGATTACTTCTGTTGGAGAAGATCAGGCGAGGATGTATTATGAGGCGAACGCGGAAGCAGCTCATTGGATCAAAGAGACGATCGAGCAGCAAGGAATCGATTGCGATTGGCAAGAGGAAGCAGCTTATATTTATACAAATGATGAGGAAAAAGAAAAAAGCTTGCAGAAAGAAGCGGAAAGTTACAAAAAACTTGGAATAGATGGGGCGCTTGTTGATTCGATGCCGTGGAAAGTTCCTTTTAAACAAGCGGTGCAGATGAATGGGCAAGCTCGCTTTCATCCATTAAAATTTCTAAAACCACTCGTTGAATATATTGTTAAAAATGGAGGGGCTATTTATGAGCATTCTCCAGCTGAAGATATTGAAAAAGGGGAAAAGCCGGCTGTCCTGTTAAAATCGGGTGTAAAAGCTATTGGAAACCATGTCGTTATCGCTACACATTTTCCTTTCTATGACAACGGTTTTTATTTTGCGAAATTATATCCGACCCGTTCCTATGTCATTGCAATTAAGCCGAAAAAGCAATTTCCAGGTGGAATGTATATTACAGCTGAACAGCCGACCCGTTCTGTAAGAAGTACAGTGTACGATGGACAAGAGGCTCTCCTTATAAGTGGTGATGGACATAAAACAGGAAAAGGACAACCGACAGCTGAACATTATCAGAATTTGATAAAGTTTGCTGAAAAGGAATTTGGCATAGAAAAGCTGCTGTTTACCTGGTCAACACAAGACCTTGTTCCAATGGACAAAATTCCTTATATCGGAAAAGCAGATAAGGATGAGAATATATACTCAGCAACCGGCTTTAAAAAATGGGGAATGACAACGAGTGTGGTTGCGGCACGAATTCTTTCAGATCTAATTGTTAACAAACAAAATCGATATGCAGAGCTGTTTTCCCCTGATCGATTTAAAGCCGATCCAGGTGTAAAACAGTTTGTAAAGCAGCAAAGTGACGTGGCGGCTACGTTTGTTAAAGGAAAGCTCGATTATTTCTTTAAAGATGGGAACAATCTGCCGGTAAACCAAGGCATGATTATTAACTGGGAAGGAACACGGGCAGGAGCCTTCAAAGAAGAAAACGGAACGGTACATCTTGTTGATACAACCTGCACGCATATGGGCTGTGAATGTGAATGGAACGATGCAGAGCGCACGTGGGATTGCCCATGCCATGGATCTCGCTATTCTATTTCGGGGAAGTCATGGAAGGACCGGCAAAGAAGCCGTTGA
- the cspD gene encoding cold-shock protein CspD: MLQGKVKWFNAEKGFGFIEVEGQDDVFVHFSAIQGEGYKTLEEGQSVSFEVVEGPRGPQAANVEKQ, from the coding sequence ATGTTACAAGGTAAAGTAAAATGGTTTAATGCAGAAAAAGGTTTCGGATTCATCGAAGTTGAAGGACAAGACGATGTATTCGTACATTTCTCAGCTATTCAAGGCGAAGGCTACAAAACTTTAGAAGAAGGTCAAAGCGTTTCTTTCGAAGTTGTTGAAGGACCACGTGGACCACAAGCTGCTAACGTAGAAAAACAATAA
- the map gene encoding type I methionyl aminopeptidase, whose amino-acid sequence MIIKTEEELQSLKKIGRIVAEIRDEMRRATKPGVTTKELDELGGRLFEEKGAVSGPKSEYDFPGYTCISVNDEVAHGIPGSRVIKEGDLVNIDVSGSYDGYFADTGISFVVGDGDPLLFKLCETAEKAFERGLLKAKAGAKQNQIGKAVMNEAKRNGLTVIKNLTGHGIGRTLHESPDHILNYFDPWDNDLLKEGMVIAFEPFISAKADMIVEGGDGWTFKTPDGSLVAQIEHTIVITKDEPIILTKY is encoded by the coding sequence TTATAAAAACAGAAGAAGAACTGCAGTCTTTGAAGAAAATTGGAAGGATCGTGGCGGAAATTCGCGATGAGATGCGCCGTGCAACAAAGCCTGGCGTCACCACGAAGGAACTGGATGAACTAGGCGGCAGACTGTTTGAAGAGAAAGGCGCTGTATCTGGCCCGAAAAGTGAGTATGATTTTCCTGGATACACATGTATCAGTGTGAATGATGAAGTCGCACATGGTATTCCAGGAAGCCGCGTGATTAAAGAAGGGGACCTAGTTAACATTGATGTGTCGGGTTCATACGATGGATATTTTGCTGATACAGGTATTTCGTTTGTCGTCGGAGATGGGGATCCTTTGCTTTTCAAGCTATGTGAAACAGCCGAAAAAGCATTCGAGCGCGGCTTATTGAAAGCAAAGGCAGGAGCCAAGCAAAACCAGATTGGGAAAGCGGTTATGAATGAAGCAAAGCGGAACGGCCTTACCGTTATCAAAAATTTAACCGGCCATGGAATCGGACGTACGCTTCATGAGTCACCTGACCACATATTAAACTATTTCGATCCATGGGACAATGATCTATTAAAAGAAGGAATGGTTATTGCCTTCGAACCGTTTATTTCTGCGAAAGCAGACATGATTGTCGAAGGGGGCGACGGCTGGACGTTTAAGACGCCGGATGGCAGTCTCGTGGCCCAAATTGAGCATACGATTGTAATTACAAAAGATGAGCCGATTATTTTAACTAAATATTAA
- the yhfH gene encoding protein YhfH: MMMSPLEFFRSLPPKMCPECGEHMHEQAESYMMECDRCLSKKDE; encoded by the coding sequence ATGATGATGAGTCCGTTAGAGTTTTTTAGATCATTGCCACCAAAAATGTGTCCGGAATGTGGGGAACATATGCATGAGCAAGCGGAGTCCTATATGATGGAATGTGATCGCTGCCTGTCAAAAAAAGATGAATAA
- a CDS encoding YitT family protein: protein MSLVFRIAALTLGAFMQGAAMTLFLFPHHISSGGAAGISIILHFLFQTPYSTVLWTLNAVMILLALRQLGKGNAAKTMFCVTVTTVTIHFLSPFVTASPSHPVFDLAAGAVIFGVGLGILFRLGASSGGMDILALIIAKWRNEKPGQTLFYINSVILLLAGLIVDVRTIFYALCCQWISGKIIDWIHSFSIQKHSIFRKLIFVNK, encoded by the coding sequence GTGAGTCTAGTATTTCGAATAGCCGCTCTCACACTCGGGGCTTTTATGCAGGGAGCAGCCATGACACTTTTTTTGTTTCCGCACCACATTTCTTCCGGGGGAGCGGCAGGTATAAGCATTATTTTACATTTTTTATTTCAAACACCTTATTCTACTGTCCTATGGACTTTGAATGCCGTAATGATTTTATTGGCCCTTAGGCAGTTGGGTAAGGGCAATGCCGCTAAAACGATGTTTTGTGTAACAGTCACGACTGTTACCATACATTTTCTTTCGCCATTTGTAACGGCATCACCTAGTCATCCAGTTTTTGATTTGGCAGCAGGAGCTGTTATTTTTGGAGTCGGCCTCGGAATTTTATTCCGGCTCGGCGCTTCATCCGGAGGAATGGATATTCTCGCCTTAATTATTGCTAAATGGCGGAACGAAAAACCAGGACAAACTCTCTTTTACATTAATTCGGTTATTTTACTTTTAGCAGGCTTGATTGTGGATGTCAGAACCATTTTCTATGCCCTATGCTGCCAGTGGATAAGCGGGAAAATCATTGATTGGATCCATTCATTTTCCATACAAAAACATTCAATTTTCCGCAAACTTATTTTTGTAAATAAATAA